CGTAAATGAAGAGGAATCATAGTTTCTCGAAAACGCCGCCGGGGACGGCGGCGCGAGCCAATGAACAATTTCTATGGATTATAATCTACGCATTATGCTGGAAGCCGACACCCCCCAAGCCCGACGCCGCCTGAGGCTTCTGGTTGCCATTATCGCCACCATTCCTTGTTATTGCGCCGGGTTTGTCTGCCTTTCATTCGCTCCAAATCCGCGCGATGCCACTCCCACCCCGACTTTTACAATCACCGTCACGGGAACCATCACGCCCGCCACCGCCACGGTCAGCGGCACGCCACAGGTCATCACTCCAACCATTTCTCTTACACCGAGCATAACCCCGAGTCCCACGATCTCGGTCACACCGTTCCAGCCGCCGTCAAACACTCCAACTCATACGCCTTCATCGACGCCGACAAAAACGAGCACACCTACGAGCACATCCACCAATACTCCAACCTCCACGCCGACATCGACGCCGACGAATACCGCCACCAATACGTCGACTCCAACCTCCACGCCCACCAGCACACCCACCGCCACACCGACCAGTACTCTCACAGCATCCCCAACCGCGTTCGGTGGTCCATGAGCGATATTCTCCCTTTTCTCAAATCCCTAATTTCTGTTTCAGGTCTTTCAGGGGATGAAACTCCCGCGGCGGATCTCATCAAAAAGCAGTGGACTCCGCTGGTGGACGAGATTTCTCAATCCGCTCTCGCCTCGGTCCATGGACTGAAGCGGGGTACGCTAAAGAAAAGCCGCCGCCCCTCTGTGATGATCGCCACCCACATGGACGCCATCGGCATGATGGTCGTCCGCATCGTGGACGGGTTCATTTACATCACCAACGTCGGCGGCATCGACGCAAGAGTCTTACCGGGCACACCGGTCACCGTCCACGCTTCGGGGACGAAGGAAGAACTTTACGGCGTGATTGCCATGCCACCCGCAAACCTGCTGCCCGACGGCGAAGGGAGCGGAGTTGTCGCGATGAAGTATCTTTTTGTCGATACAGGACTAGCTCCCGGTGAAGTCTTGAGGCGGGTTCGCGTCGGCGACAGAGTCTCCTTTGGCACGGAACCCATCGAATTGTCCGGGGGAACCGTGAGCGGTCACACATTGGATAACCGCGCATCCGTTGCCGCGCTTACCGTTTGTCTCGAAGAACTTCGGTCCAAATCACATGTGTGGGATGTTTGGGCAGTGGCATCCGCGCAGGAGGAAGTCAATCTTGGCGGGGCGCCAACCAGCGCATTTCAACTTCGCCCAACCATTGCAGTCGTCGTAGATATGACCTTCGGGAAAGGCGCGGGCGCGAACGGATACCAAACATTCGCCATAGGCAAGGGCGTCACGCTCGGCATCAGCCCGGTTGTGCATCCTTTCTTGTACAAGCGTTTCAAGGAAGTCGCCGAGCGCATTGAGATCCCCGTTTCAGACGATCTCATGCCCGAAGAAACCTCCACCGACGCCGATACATTGCAGCTCACCGCCGAAGGGATTCCCACCATGGTGATTAGCATCCCACAACGGTATATGCACACTGCCGTGGAATTGATCGCAGTTAAAGACGTACAGCGGGCGGGCAGATTACTTGCTGAATTTATCGCCTCACTCGAAGCGGATTTCATGGAAAAAATTTCCTGGGATTAAATGTCATTGCGAGGAGCGCACTTGATTTTTGCGACGAAGGAATCCCCCGCGGATACAAAGATTGCTTCGGGCGGAAGTACGCCGCCCGAAGCAATGACATAAAACTCTTCTATGCTAACCATCGGCTCACCTCAACTCAAATTGCTCGAAAAACTCTGCAACGCCATGTCCGTCTCCGGCGATGAAGGCGAGGTGCGCCGCATTGTCCTTGAAGAGGTCAAACCCTTCGCCGATGAAGTAAAGGTGGACGCGCTCGGCAGTGTATTAGTACGAAAAAAGGCAAAATCAAAAAAAACGCTGCGCGTTTTGTTCGACGCTCACATGGACGAAGTTGGTTTCATGATCGTAAAGGACGACGGCGACGGATTTTATGAGTTCCGCACCGTCGGCGGGATCGACGAGCGGCATCTGGTTGGCAAGCAAGTCATCGTCGGCAAAGACCACACACCGGGCGTCATCGGCGCAAAACCCATTCACTTAACCGATGCGGGCGAGCGCAGTCATACCGTCAGCGTCGAATCCATGCGCATCGACCTGGGTCCCGACGGCAAAGCCAAAGTGGGCGACCGCGCCACGTTTGCGACAAAGTTCAAGCGGGTCGGTCCGTCCATCATGTCCAAATCCATCGACAACCGGATCGGTGTCGCAATCCTGATCGAATTGTTGAAAAACGCGCCTTACGATGTGGAGCTTTGTCTCGCCTTTAGCGTTCAGGAAGAGATCGGTCTGCGCGGCGCGAAGGTGGCGGGATATTTCTTCGACCCCGACCTTGCCATCGCAGTGGATTCAACCCCCGCGCGCGACCTGCCTGATTACGAAGGCAGGGAAAATTATTCGTACAACACAAAACTCGGGCTGGGTCCTGCCATTTATCCGGCGCACTCGCCCGTTATCAGCGATCCGCGGCTCGTTAAATTCCTTCAGGATGTGGCTGCGAAACGGAAGATTCCCTATCAACTTCGCCAGCCCGGCGGCGGTGGAACGGACGCTGGCGCGATCCAGCAGGCGCGTTCAGGCGTGCCGGTGGTCTCGGTTTCGGTGCCGCATCGGTATACACACAGCCCCATCAGTATTTCGCGCCTGGACGATTGGAAGAATACGTTGAATTTATTGCACGCTGCTTTACAGGAAATGACCCCGATCATATTGAAAAGATAAATTTATGAATGGACTGATCGCTTTACTTGGTTCCGGCGAATACCTGCCTGTGATGAACGATGTGGACAAATATCTGCTCGCCCATTGCGGCGCGGACGGACACACACCGCGCGTGGTTTGTCTGCCTACAGCGGCCGGTCAGGAGGGCGATGCGAGCGTTAATCGTTGGATGAAAATGGGCGTGGACCACTTCACATCGCTTGGCGCGGAGGTTCAGGGCGTTCCGGTCACAGACAAGGAAACCGCCAATGATGTGAATCATGCCGAGGCGGTGAACGAGGCGGATCTCGTCTATTTTTCCGGCGGCGATCCGGTTTATCTGTATCAGACCATGAAAGACAGCCTGGTCTGGCGGGCGGCTCAGAAAGTATGGGAACGCGGCGGGGCTTATGCAGGATGTTCGGCGGGCGCGATGATCCTCGCGCGCGAGGTGCCGGACTTTCGAATGCTCGGCTCGCGGACGATCCCGGTCTTTGGTCTTGTGCCCGCGGCATTTATCATGCCCCATTTTGATGCCATTCCGATATTCTTCAAACCGTTGGTGACCATGTCGCGCAAACGCCTTCACGAAAATGAAGTGATGGTGGGCATCGACGAGAATACCGCCATCGTTGGAAAAGCAGACGAACCTTGGACGGTGATGGGCGAGGCAAAAGCGCACGTGTTTACAAGAAATGACACCAAGAGTTATGCCGCAGGCGAGACATTCACTTTGGGAAAATAAAATGAAATCATTACTCAAAACATTGACCGAAACATTTGGACCTTCAGGCCACGAAGACACCGTCCGCAAGTTGATCCAGAAGGAAGTAAAACCGTTCGCCGATGAAACGCGCGTGGATGCGATGGGCAGTCTGATCGTCCGCAAAGCGCCGACCGTGGACGTGGAGGACTCCAAACGCATCATGCTCGCGGCTCATATGGATGAGATCGGCGTGATCGCCAGCCACATCGACAAGAACGGTTTTGTACGCTTTGCAAGCAACGGGGGCGTGTTCGGGCGCTACGCCCTCGGCGCGCGCATCCGTTTCATGAACGGCGCCACCGGCGTGATCGGGTTCGATAAATTCGAAAATGTTGACCAGGCTCCCGCCATGAATAAGATGTACATCGACGTGGGCGCGACCAGCCGAAGCGACTGCCCGGTGAAGGTTGGCGATTTCGGCGCGTTCGAGCGTAATTATATGGAAATGGGAAACCGTCTCGTCGCCAAGTCGATGGATGACCGCGCGGGGGTGGTGGTTTTGATCGAGACATTGAAAGCCATCAAGTCCACGCCGCATGAACTGTATTTTGTTTTTACCACGCAGGAGGAGGTCGGCGTGCGAGGTGCAGGGACAGCCGCCTACAGCATCGACCCGCAGATCGGTCTTGCTGTCGATGTGACCGCGACAGGCGACACGCCCGCTTCGTCGAAAGTAAACATGGAATTGGGCAAGGGTCCGTGCGTAAAAGTCCGTGACCCGGGCATGCTCTCGGACCCGCGCATCGTCGAATGGATGATCAACACAGCGGAGAAGGCGAAGATCCCCTACCAGCGCGAAGTCCTGCTCATGGGCAGCACCGACGCGCGCGCGATCCAGCTCACACGCGCAGGCGTAATGGCGGGCGCTTTGTCGATCCCATGCCGTTACGTCCATTCCGCATCAGAGATGGTGGATTTGGATGATTTGAAGAATTCGGTGAAATTACTGACGGCGATGTTGAGCAAGCCGGTAAGGTTCTAATGTCCTTCTGAGCGAAACGACATGGGCGATTACAACCGTTCCACCAAAGAGATCGTTTTCAACGACATTCCTGCGAATGTGATTAATAGCATCCGCGCTTATATCGAGAAGCATACGCTGGGCGATATCCTTGCCAACCCTGTGATGTGCGTCGTCTCCACGTCCGAAAAAATCAAAAAGGGACTCTTCGGCGGCG
This portion of the Anaerolineales bacterium genome encodes:
- a CDS encoding M42 family peptidase produces the protein MSDILPFLKSLISVSGLSGDETPAADLIKKQWTPLVDEISQSALASVHGLKRGTLKKSRRPSVMIATHMDAIGMMVVRIVDGFIYITNVGGIDARVLPGTPVTVHASGTKEELYGVIAMPPANLLPDGEGSGVVAMKYLFVDTGLAPGEVLRRVRVGDRVSFGTEPIELSGGTVSGHTLDNRASVAALTVCLEELRSKSHVWDVWAVASAQEEVNLGGAPTSAFQLRPTIAVVVDMTFGKGAGANGYQTFAIGKGVTLGISPVVHPFLYKRFKEVAERIEIPVSDDLMPEETSTDADTLQLTAEGIPTMVISIPQRYMHTAVELIAVKDVQRAGRLLAEFIASLEADFMEKISWD
- a CDS encoding M42 family peptidase, yielding MLTIGSPQLKLLEKLCNAMSVSGDEGEVRRIVLEEVKPFADEVKVDALGSVLVRKKAKSKKTLRVLFDAHMDEVGFMIVKDDGDGFYEFRTVGGIDERHLVGKQVIVGKDHTPGVIGAKPIHLTDAGERSHTVSVESMRIDLGPDGKAKVGDRATFATKFKRVGPSIMSKSIDNRIGVAILIELLKNAPYDVELCLAFSVQEEIGLRGAKVAGYFFDPDLAIAVDSTPARDLPDYEGRENYSYNTKLGLGPAIYPAHSPVISDPRLVKFLQDVAAKRKIPYQLRQPGGGGTDAGAIQQARSGVPVVSVSVPHRYTHSPISISRLDDWKNTLNLLHAALQEMTPIILKR
- a CDS encoding Type 1 glutamine amidotransferase-like domain-containing protein; translation: MNGLIALLGSGEYLPVMNDVDKYLLAHCGADGHTPRVVCLPTAAGQEGDASVNRWMKMGVDHFTSLGAEVQGVPVTDKETANDVNHAEAVNEADLVYFSGGDPVYLYQTMKDSLVWRAAQKVWERGGAYAGCSAGAMILAREVPDFRMLGSRTIPVFGLVPAAFIMPHFDAIPIFFKPLVTMSRKRLHENEVMVGIDENTAIVGKADEPWTVMGEAKAHVFTRNDTKSYAAGETFTLGK
- a CDS encoding M42 family metallopeptidase encodes the protein MKSLLKTLTETFGPSGHEDTVRKLIQKEVKPFADETRVDAMGSLIVRKAPTVDVEDSKRIMLAAHMDEIGVIASHIDKNGFVRFASNGGVFGRYALGARIRFMNGATGVIGFDKFENVDQAPAMNKMYIDVGATSRSDCPVKVGDFGAFERNYMEMGNRLVAKSMDDRAGVVVLIETLKAIKSTPHELYFVFTTQEEVGVRGAGTAAYSIDPQIGLAVDVTATGDTPASSKVNMELGKGPCVKVRDPGMLSDPRIVEWMINTAEKAKIPYQREVLLMGSTDARAIQLTRAGVMAGALSIPCRYVHSASEMVDLDDLKNSVKLLTAMLSKPVRF